Proteins encoded within one genomic window of Glycine soja cultivar W05 chromosome 1, ASM419377v2, whole genome shotgun sequence:
- the LOC114407441 gene encoding zinc finger CCCH domain-containing protein 20-like, which translates to MMLGEHHRGNPTVLVPPWPAHDDPTAEMYSAFLTNDVNAGEYSPYHLQEALTALQRFLPSNETDADSDSSEAAQPDAAVDAYTCDHFRMYEFKVRRCARGRSHDWTECPYAHPGEKARRRDPRRFHYSGVACPEFRKGNCRKGDACEFAHGVFECWLHPARYRTQPCKDGTSCRRRVCFFAHTPEQLRVLPMQSPRSVANSSESYDGSPMRQVSLSSSAAAAAFMSSPAASLSPPESPPSVNEMVASLRNLQLGKMKSMPHNRNVSVGSPRGSVLRPGFLSLPTTPTQQPVRSGVKCFDVWDESFEEEPVMERVESGRGIRAKMFEKLSKENSLDASASPPDLGWVSELVK; encoded by the coding sequence atgatgcTCGGAGAACACCATCGCGGGAATCCGACGGTCCTCGTGCCACCGTGGCCAGcccacgacgatccaacggctGAGATGTACTCCGCGTTCTTAACAAACGACGTCAATGCTGGTGAGTACTCTCCGTACCATCTTCAAGAAGCACTAACGGCGCTGCAGCGTTTTCTGCCGTCAAACGAAACGGACGCAGACTCGGACTCCTCGGAGGCGGCTCAGCCCGACGCGGCGGTGGACGCGTACACGTGCGACCATTTCCGCATGTACGAGTTCAAGGTCCGTCGATGCGCACGTGGCAGGTCACACGACTGGACGGAGTGTCCGTACGCGCATCCCGGCGAGAAGGCCCGCCGCCGTGACCCGCGGAGGTTCCACTACTCTGGCGTGGCGTGCCCGGAGTTCCGCAAGGGAAACTGCAGGAAAGGCGACGCGTGCGAGTTCGCGCACGGCGTTTTCGAGTGCTGGCTCCATCCGGCGCGCTACCGGACTCAGCCATGCAAGGACGGCACGAGCTGCCGGCGGCGCGTGTGCTTCTTCGCGCACACGCCGGAGCAGCTGCGCGTCCTGCCGATGCAGAGTCCGCGTAGCGTGGCAAACTCATCGGAGTCCTACGACGGGTCTCCGATGAGGCAGGTTTCGTTGTCGTCgtcggcggcggcggcggcgttCATGTCTTCTCCGGCGGCTTCTCTCTCTCCGCCAGAGTCGCCGCCATCGGTGAACGAGATGGTGGCTTCTCTGCGTAATTTGCAGCTTGGGAAAATGAAATCGATGCCTCACAATAGGAACGTGTCGGTCGGGTCGCCGAGGGGATCGGTACTCCGACCGGGTTTTTTAAGCCTTCCAACAACGCCAACTCAGCAACCGGTTCGGTCTGGGGTGAAGTGTTTTGATGTTTGGGATGAGAGTTTTGAGGAGGAACCAGTTATGGAGAGGGTGGAGTCAGGGAGGGGAATAAGGGCTAAGATGTTTGAGAAGCTCAGCAAGGAGAATTCACTCGACGCCTCGGCTTCGCCTCCGGATCTTGGGTGGGTCTCGGAGCTTGTTAAGTGA